One segment of Streptomyces sp. NBC_01463 DNA contains the following:
- a CDS encoding response regulator transcription factor, with protein sequence MPRVLLIEDDPSVREGVELGLRRRGHEMRTVGTGEAGLAALAEFRPDLVLLDLMLPGMNGVQVCRRIRETSQLPIIMLTARGDDFDVVVGLEAGADDYIIKPARTEVIEARIRAVLRRLAEPAGRGGIENHGALTVDRVGLAVAKAGERLLLAPSELKLLLHLSASPEQVFSRQQLLEYVWEHSYHGDARLVDACVRRLRQKVEDVAGSPRYIQTVRGFGYRFGPLG encoded by the coding sequence ATGCCTCGCGTGCTGCTGATCGAAGACGACCCCTCCGTACGCGAAGGGGTCGAGCTGGGGCTGCGCCGGCGCGGGCACGAGATGCGGACCGTCGGGACGGGCGAGGCGGGACTGGCCGCACTGGCGGAATTCCGGCCCGATCTGGTCCTGCTCGATCTGATGCTGCCCGGAATGAACGGCGTCCAGGTCTGCCGCCGCATCCGCGAGACCAGCCAGCTGCCGATCATCATGCTCACCGCACGCGGCGACGACTTCGACGTGGTCGTGGGGCTGGAGGCCGGTGCGGACGACTACATCATCAAGCCCGCCCGTACCGAGGTCATCGAGGCGAGGATCCGTGCGGTGCTGCGGCGGCTCGCCGAACCCGCCGGACGCGGCGGGATCGAGAACCACGGCGCGCTGACCGTCGACCGCGTCGGCCTCGCCGTCGCCAAGGCGGGGGAGCGGCTGCTGCTCGCCCCGTCCGAACTGAAGCTGCTCCTGCACCTGTCGGCCTCGCCCGAACAGGTCTTCAGCCGGCAGCAGCTGCTCGAATACGTGTGGGAGCACAGCTACCACGGCGACGCCCGGCTGGTCGACGCCTGTGTGCGCAGGCTGCGGCAGAAGGTCGAGGACGTGGCGGGAAGCCCCCGCTACATCCAGACCGTCCGCGGCTTCGGCTACCGCTTCGGACC